Within Aerosakkonema funiforme FACHB-1375, the genomic segment CCAACTTCCAGATTTTTACGGTATCATCGTCACCTCCAGAAGCAATTAACTGACCGTCTGGGCTAAATTTGACTGTGCGAATGAGTGCTTGATGACCTTTGAGAGTGGCAATTTCCGTACCATCTCGCCGCCAAACTTTAATTGTTTTGTCTACGCTTGCCGAGGCAATTAGCTGGCTGTCAGGACTGATATTTACTGTCATCGCAGCCGCTTGATGCCCGGAAAAACGGTTGTATTCATCTCCTTGATAAACGGCTTGTCTGAGTGCATTTTCAACTGTGCGATCGATACTCGCATCCGCCAATCCTAATCTTTGTAATTTTCGTTTAGCTTTGATTGCTTCTATCAGTGCGTCTAATCTTTGATTTGAGGCAAACAATCCCTCAGAAGAGGATACTAGCGCTCGAATTTCACTAATTCTGGCTTGACGTTCACTTTCGGTTGCTCGGCGATACTGAAAATAAGTTATCACTCCTAATCCGCTGGCAATCAAAAATGCGAAGCTGACTCCAAACAGCAATATTTTTTGTCGTTTAGCAGCTTTTCTTTCTTGAATTAATCGTCTGTGTTCTTCTGCTAGTCTTGCTTCCACTTCTTTGGTTCTTTCTGCTTCTAGAACGAGTTGGACTTCTTGGCGATCGAGTTCTTGACTGGCAGCTAAAAATTGATAATCCAAGTCGCTCAAACTTTTTCCCTGCGCCCAAATTTGAGCATCTTTCAAAGCTTGCCCTCGCAATAATCGGGAAGTATCTGTTTCTTTTGATGCCAACCAAGCATCAAATAGTTGAGAGTATGGGCGCAGTTTACCTAATTGCTTTTCTACCCATTCGAGGTTGAATACTTCTTGGTAAATTCGATTTTTTACCTGCAAATATCCTTGTTGTTTGACGACTAATCCCGATAGCAATAGTTCGATTTGCTCTCGACTGTCGTCTGTCCGTACTGCGACAGCTTGTAATATTTGCTGGTAAATTCCGAGCAATCTGCCTGCACGTTGTTCGTTGCGAAGGATGCGATCGCGAATTGTTTTCAAATGTTCTGGCTCGTCTTGAGATTCCCATTTATCGATAACTTGCCCTCTTCCCACCGATTCAACAAAAAATCCTTCTGTTCCTGGTGATATTTTTAAATCGCCGCTGCGGGATTTTTTAGCAGTTCTTACTACCAAATCGCATATTTTTTGAGTTAGAAATGGTTGCCCTTCCGTCCAAGTTAAAATTTCTCTTAGAACTGCTGGGGGATTGGTTACTATATTTTCTAATCCTTTAGCTAGCGGCTGTGCTTCCTCCAAGTTAAACCCTTGCAGATCGATCGCTCGTCCGATATTAAAAGGAGTCCGATTTTTATCTGCGATTAAATCGCTGGGCGTAGCTACTCCAAAAATAGCAAAGGTAATGCGGTTATATTGCGGATTGATAGCACGTTGGTTATAACAATACCTGATTAAGGCAAAAAAGTCATCGACGGGAAAATCTAAACTTAAAATACTATCAATTTCATCGACAAATATAAAAATTCGCTCCTGGGGAAATCTCACCAATAAGATTTCTTCTATAAATTGACTCAATCTTTGCAGGAGGGAAATCTCTTCTTGTTCCTGCCACCAAGTTTTTAAATTAAGTTGTCCTAATAGATTGAATCCGCGCCACAAATCCCCCACAATTCCTTTGTACCATTGTAGGGGAGTGATATTTTCGCTGCCGATGCGAGTCATGTCGATCGTACTGCACAGAAAACCTTCCTCTTGCAGTCGGTGTAGGGTATGTACCAACAGGGAAGATTTACCCATTTGGCGGGAGTTGAGGACGTAACAAAACTCGCCATTTTTTAAGGCTTCATATAGTTCGTCATCGGCTTTTCGTTTGACGTAGGTGGGTGCATCTGTGTTGAGACTGCCGCCTACTTGGTATTTAACATTGTTCATCAGAAGTGCTGGGTGTTGAGTTGGCTCATTTCTCCGGCTTCAAAGGAGAAGTCCGAGATCTTGTTATCTAAACGATTGGCAGGCATAAACCAGTTCGTCTGGTTGTCAAATTTGCTTCACATCCCACAAAATGATTGTGCGATCGATAAGTTTTCTAGTGGAGATGTCGGAAGTATGAGACAGCAGAGATCGGGAGGCACTCAGGAAAACCCATAAATTTATTTACGAGTTTCTACTTACGTGCCAGGGTACAAATATTTTATCCGGGAAGCAACGGAACAAACAGTCTACCCCATCAGGGACATCTGCGATCGCGATTTGGTCGATCGCCTAGAGTAGATGCCAGAGGTGACCCGCCACAAAATTGCCAAACTATTGAGTAGGTTGACCAACTAGCCCTGTCAGCTTTTTTTCCGATCTATCAAGATTTTTCTATCTTCCCGTCGTTTTTGCAACAAATTTTTTACTAATTGTTCTGAGCGATCGCACAATTCGCCCAATCCTTACAAATTATTATAATTTTAGTACAATTAAGATATGCTTAGCTTAGGTTGATTTGATTATTCTCCCAACTGTGCTGTGCAATTTTTACAAAAAGAATATTAACCTTATGCAAATTATTCCTGGCTACATAATTACCGAAAAAATCTACGAAAACTTTAAAACGGTTGTTTATAAAGCATATAACCATGAAGCTCAAGAAGCTGTCATCGTAAAAATACCTAGAGCTACGCATCCTACGTGGGAAGAAATTATTTGTTTGAAAAATGAATACGAAATTTCTAAAAACCTGGACATACCGGGGATAGTCAAACCTTACAAATTGGCGAATTACCCGCACGGGTTAGCTCTTATATTAGAATATTTTGACGGCGAATCTCTGGAACAATTTGCTGTGGGAAAAACCCTGGAAACAATTGGTTTTTTAAAAATTGCGATCGCGCTGGCCGATACACTTAATAGAATTCATAGCAATTTGGTAATTCATAAAGACATCAAACCGCATAATATTTTGGTAAATCCCCAGACATTAGAAACAAAAATCACAGATTTTAGCATTGCATCGCGGCTGACAAGAGAAAACTTATACTTAAGTAACTGTAATTCTCTAGAGGGTACGCTTGCCTATATATCACCAGAACAAACTGGTCGAATGAACCGGAATATTGACTACCGCACTGACCTTTATTCATTAGGAGTCACATTTTATGAAATATTGACCGGGCAGTTACCGTTTGATAGTACAGACCCATTGGAATTAATACATTGTCATATTGCCAAACAACCCTTGCCACCAAACAAGCGGATTAGTAATATTCCCGAAGCTGTTTCCGATACGATCGTCAAGTTATTAGCTAAAAATGCTGAAGATCGATACCAAAGCGCTTTAGGATTAAAAGCAGACTTAGAACTTTGTTTAGATCGGCTATTAGCCACTGGCCAAATTCTAAATTTTTCTCCCGGTCATTGGGATAAAGCCAGCCAATTTCTGATTCCGCAGAAACTTTACGGACGAGAGAAAGAAGTAGCCAGTTTGATGGAGGCTTTTGAAAGAGTCAGTAACCCCCGCCTTTCACCGGAGCGATCGGGAAATGAAAGCGGGATAGAGATGATGCTCGTAAGCGGCTATTCCGGGATTGGCAAATCTTCCTTAGTGAATGAAGTTCATAAACCGATTGTGCGTCAGCGAGGATATTTTATCGCTGGTAAGTTCGATCAATTTAAGCGGAATATACCTTATGTTTCTGTAGTCAGCGCCTTTCAAGATTTGATTCGGCAGTTGTTGACGGAAAGTAAAGAAAATATTGCTGGCTGGAAAAATAAAATATTAGATGCCCTTGCTTCCAACGGTCAGATAATTATTGATGTGATACCGGAAGTCGAATTGATTGTAGGGCCACAGCCACCTGTGCCGCAGTTGGGGCCAGCCGAATCGCAAAATCGATTTAATCGGGTATTTCAGCAATTTATACAAGTATTTACCAAACCAGAACATCCCCTCGTCCTATTTTTAGATGATTTACAATGGGCGGATTCAGCATCTCTGAAATTGATTCAGGTGCTAATGACGAATCCGGATAGCAAATATTTGTTGCTGATGGGAGCGTATCGAGATAACGAAGTCAGCGCGACTCATCCATTGATGCTGACTTTAGAGGAAATTCTCAAAGCTGGTGCGATCGTCAATAATATTATCTTGCGCCCTTTGAATATGGAAAATGCCAGCCAATTAGTAGCGGATACGCTTGGCGATCGCACCCACAGATCCCAGCCGCTAGCCGATTTAGTTTACAACAAAACTCAAGGCAATCCCTTCTTTTTGACTCAGATGCTCACCTCGCTTTACCAGGAAAAGTTATTAAACTTTGATTTTAGTAGCGGGATGTGGCAGTGGGATATCGCCCAGATTCAAGCGATCGGTATCACCGATTATAACGTAGTCGAATTAATCGCTAAAAATATTCAGAAACTGTCGGAGGAGACGCAAACTGTCTTAAAATTAGCTGCCTGTGTTGGCAATCAATTTAACTTAGACGTTTTGGCAATTGTCAATGAAAAATGTCAGTCAGCTACAGCTGCCGATTTATGGGAAGCGCTGCAAGCCGGGTTGATTTTACCTCTTAGCAATGCCTACAAAATACCGCTGTTACTTGAAGAAGACAGCGGGGCGGCTTTAACGTTCGATCGTGTGAAGGTTAGCTACAAATTTTTGCACGATCGCGTGCAGCAAGCAGCCTATTCTCTGATTCCCGAAGAGCGGAAAAAAGAAACCCATCTCAAAATTGGCCAACTGCTGCTGAAAAATACTAATCCAGAAGAACGGAAAGAAAATATTTTTGCTTTAGTTAACCAACTGAATTTCGGGACAGACTTAATCGCCTGTGAAGAAGAAAAATATGAGTTGGCTGAGTTAAATTTTATTGCGGGTCAGAAAGCGAAGGCGGCGACAGCTTACGAACCAGCTATCAGGTATTTAAATGTTGGGCTAGAACTGCTGGGCGCAGATAGTTGGCAAAGTCACTACGAGTTGACATTGAATCTATATTTAGAAGCAGCAGAAGTAGAATATTTGAATATTAACTTTGAGCGATCGGCTACTTTAGCTGACACCATTTTACAACAGGCCACTAACCTGCTCGATAAAATCAAAGTCTACGAGATCCAAATACAGTTTTACATGGCTCAAAACCAGATGCTTACAGCCATGAATACTGGCTTGCAAGCACTGGAGATGCTAGGTGTTAGTCTATCAAGTCCGCCGAGTAGCGATCGTTGGGTGGTTGATTTGCCTGAACTGGAAGACTTAGAAAATCTTCCCGCTATGACAGATCCCTATCACCTAGCAACTCTGCGCCTACTCATAAGCGTTGTCGCTCCTGCTACTATGGCAAAGCCAGAAATTTTGCCGCTGCTGGTATTGACTCAAGTCAATTTTTGTATCGAACACGGCTGTTCGGCACAAGCTGCTGTTTCCTATGCTTTTTATGGCATGATCTTGTGTGCGATAATAGGTAAAGTGGATGCCGGATACAAGTCTGGGCAACTAGCTTTGAGGCTGTTACAGAGATTTGATGCCAGAGAACTTCAATCTAAAGTCTATAACCTATTTAACCTTTTTATCAGACCTTGGAAAGAGCATACTAAGGAAACTATTACCCCGTTTTTGCAGGGTTTTCAAAGTGGATTGGAAACTGGTGATTTAGAGTTTGCTTGCTATTGTATTAATAACTATTGCTCTCATATGTTTTGGTTGGGAGAACGAGTTGAATTAGTTGAAAAACAGCAACATCAATACCTTAATCTCCAGTTAAGCTTCAAGCAAGAATACTCTATTAATTATGCAAAAATCTGGAGACAATTGAGCTTAAAGATTTCCGGTGCGGAAAGTGGATACCTATTAATTGGGAGCAGTTTTGATGAGTCGGAGAGCTTGCCAGTTTTTTTAGAACTTAATAATCCGATTTTGCTTTTTGCTATTTATTTTGCCAAAAGTTTTCTATTTTATTTGTTTAGAAATTATACTGAAGCTGTTGCCAATGCCGAGTTAGCAGCAAAATACGCTGCGCCTGTGATGGGTTGGATAGTAAGTTTTGCTGCTTACAATTTTTACTATTCTCTTGCTCTTCTGGCTGTGTATCGCCAGGGAGATTGTGAAACAGAGGATCGGCAACAAGAATTGCTCAAACAAGTGGAGGAAAATCAGGAAAAGATGCGGAAGTGGGCAGAATACGCCCCCTGCAATTTCCAACACAAGTACGAGCTAGTGGAAGCAGAGAAAGCACGGGTATTAGGACAAATTTTAGCAGCGATGGAGTATTACGATCGCGCCATCAGCGGAGCCAAGGAACAAGGATACATTCAAGAAGAAGCACTGGCTAATGAACTAGCAGCAGAGTTTTATTTTTCCCTTGGTCGAAAAAAGGTAGGTCAGACATATTTGATGGAAGCATACTATGGCTATATTCGTTGGGGAGCGATGGCAAAAGTCAAAAATTTAGAATTAAGATATACCCAAATATTAGCTCAAATAATCAAAACAGAAGCGCCAATTTTTAATCTAACAAAAACAACAACTTTGACGAATAGTATTGCTTCAGATAAGTTAGATTTTGCCACAGTAATCAAAGCTTCACAAGCCGTTACGGATGAAATTGTTTTGGATAGATTGCTAGATAAATTATTGAATATCGCGATGGAAAATGCGGGAGCCCAAAAAAGTTGCCTTATTTTAGAGAAAAATGGTCAACTCTTAATAGAGGCTACTGGTAGTGTAGAGCAAGACGGGGTTGTAATGCTGTCATCAATACCAGTTTCTTGCAGTCAGCATTTGCCGATATGCCTGATAAATTTTGTAGCTAGGACTTGTGAAAGCGTAGTTTTGAATGATGCGGCAAAAGAAGGGAGATTTACCGCAGATCCTTATATCGTCAAAAATCAACCGAAATCGATTTTATGCGTACCGATTATCAATCAAAGTAAATCGATCGGCATTCTTTATTTAGAAAATAACTTGACCGCTGGTGCATTCACTCCCGGACGTTTGGAAGTCATTAAGATCCTTTCTTCCCAAGCAGCTATTTCTCTAAAAAATGCTATGTTGTATAACAATTTAGAAGGTGCAACTGAAAACTTAAAACAAGCCAACGAGCAGTTAGAAGATTACAGCAAAACTTTGGAACGACGGGTGGACGAGAGGACGCTGGAATTAAGGGAAAAAAATCAGCAGTTACAACAAACTTTGCAAGAATTACAGCAAACTCAGACTCAGTTGATTCAAAATGAAAAAATGTCTTCTCTGGGGCAGTTGGTTGCTGGTGTCGCTCACGAAATTAACAATCCAGTTAACTTTATCTATGGCAATCTTAACCATGCTAGGCAGTATCTTGAAGACCTCTTACACCTGATTGAGGTTTATGACAAATACTCCAATAAGTCACCTGAAATTGAAGCTGAAATTGAAGCGAGCGATTTTGAATTTGTCAGAACGGACTTCTCGAAAATTATAGATTCCATGCAGGTAGGGGCCGATCGCATTCGTCAGATTGTGCTGTCATTGCGAAACTTCTCCCGCCTAGATGAAGCGGATATGAAATCTGTGGATATTCATTCGGGCATCGATAGCTCTTTGTTGATTTTACAGCATCGCCTCAAAGAAAAGGCAGGAAATCCACCAATTGAAGTTATCAAAAAGTACGGTCAGCTTCCGAAAGTCGAGTGTTATCCAGGGCAACTGAACCAGGTATTTATGAATATACTGACCAATGCTATTGATGCTCTATACGACCGGGAATATACAGACAAAAATTCGGTACACCCTAAGCAATCACCTTACATCCGAATTTGCACGGATGTGCTGGATAACGGTTGGGTGCTGATCGAAATAGCAGATAACGGCCCTGGTATGAGGGAAGAGATCCGCCAAAAGTTATTTGACCCCTTCTTTACCACAAAACCTGTCGGTTCTGGCACTGGGTTGGGTTTATCTATTAGCTATCAGATCGTGGTGGAAAAACACGGCGGTAAACTCAAATGTTCCTCAGTGCCGGGAAAGGGGGCGGAGTTCGTTATTGAAATTCCGGTCAAGCAGCAGAGAAAGGGGTTAGGGGTTAGGGGTTAGGAAAAAAAAATTTATTTTTTGTTAAATTGTTAAACTTTTCCTGAAACTGGGAATAATATAAACTACCAGGGATGTAGCGCCTATAAATAGTCGCAAAGTTGAGCGCGTTAAAAAGTCGCGTTTGCTTTTCATAGATCGTCAAACGCCACCTACCACAAACTTACTAAAAAATATACCTTTTGGGGGATGCGGTAACGCCATTTGGTTGAAATTGCTTTCACCCGAAAGATCGGCTTGATGGTTAAAAATAGCGCGAGCGACGATTTTTAGGGAGGCATTTATGTTTTGGTTGTTTAAATTACAAATAAAAGCTATAACCTCATGTCAGGCAATTTTAGGGATGCTTCTATCGATCGGCTGTTTGAGGAGCAAGTAGAGCAAACGCCCTCTTCGATCGCCGTAGTTTTTGAACGCGAACAGCTGACTTATCAAGAACTGAATCAACGAGCGAATCAGCTAGCACATTATCTGCGAAATCTGGGCGTGAAACCAGAAGTGCTGGTGGGGATATGCCTCGATCGCTCTTTAGAAATGGTCGTCGCGATTTTGGGCGTCCTGAAAGCTGGTGGGGCATATTTACCGCTAGACCCCGCTTATCCGAAAGAGCGCTTGGCTTTTATGTTGCAAGACGCACGAGTTTCGGTGTTGCTGACTCAGGAAAAGTTACTGGCACAATTGCCCGATTTGACTGCGCTTGCACCAGAGGATTCGCAACAGCAACATCCCGCAGTTATTTGTTTGGATAAAGACTGGGAAAATATCGATCGCAACAGCAAAAATAACCCCGACAAACTTGTCAAGCCGGACAACTTAGCTTACGTTATCTACACTTCAGGTTCTACAGGTAAACCCAAAGGAGTATTAGTAGAACACGAAGGTTTGTGCAATTTAGCGATCGCGCAAATTCAAACCTTTGACGTACAACCAAACAGTCGCGTTCTGCAATTCGCTTCCTTCAGCTTCGATGCTTGCGTATCGGAAATTTTCATGGCATTAATTGCAGGCGCAACGTTAGTTTTGGGAACGCGGGATGCTTTAATGCCGGGACAAGGTTTAATTAAACTGTTGCGCGAGAAAGAAATTACTACAGTTACCTTACCGCCGTCAGCACTTGCAGTTTTGCCAGTCGAAGAATTACCATCTTTGCGATCGCTAATTATTGCGGGAGAAGCTTGTCCTCCCGATATCGTCGCACGTTGGGCGAACAATCGTCGCTTTTTCAACGCTTATGGGCCAACAGAAGCTACCGTTTGTGCAACGATCGCCGAATGCACAGCAAACGGTAAGAAACCGCCGATCGGTCGCCCGATTCTCAACAAAGAAGTATATATATTAGATGAGCAATTACAGCCAGTTTCAGTTGGCGTTCCCGGTGAGTTATATATCGGTGGTATTGGCATAGCACGAGGCTATCTCAACCGTCCGGAATTAACTAGCGCTCGCTTTATTCCCAATCCATTTTTAAATAATTCCGAATCAAACTCAAAACTATACAAAACTGGAGATTTAGCTTGCTATTTACCTGATGGAAACATCGAATTTCTGGGAAGAATTGACGAACAGGTAAAAGTTCGCGGCTATCGGATCGAACTGGGTGAAATCGAAGCAACCCTGCGCCAACATCCAGGCGTACAAACTGCGGCGGTGACGGCGCGAGAAGATGTACCCGGACAAAAACGTTTAGTCGCTTATTTAGTGCAAAATCCCGATTATGAGGGCGAGCGAGCAGAAGCTGAATATATCGAACAATGGCAAGCTGTTTCTGACGAAACTTATAGCCAAACTTCTGTAGAACAAGACGCAACATTTAATGTAGCTGGTTGGAATAGCAGTTACACAGGAAAGCCGATTCCAGAAGAAGAAATGCGCGAATGGGTAGAACAAACAGTCGATCGCATTCTGGCTTTACAACCCAATCGCGTCTTAGAACTCGGTTGCGGTACGGGGATGTTGCTATTCCGAATTGCTCCCCAATGCACCTTATATTTTGGTGCTGATTTCTCGCAAGAAGTGGTGCGATATCTGCACAAACAATTAGAAAAAAGAGAACAAAAGTTACCGCAAGTCATTCTCAGTCACAGAACCGCAGATAACTTTGAGGGAATTGAGGCGGGAGATTTCGATACGGTAATTCTGAATTCTGTTAGTCAGAACTTTCCCAGTATCGAATATCTTTTGCAGGTTTTGGAAGGAGCGGTAAAGGCGGTTAAACCGGGTGGGAGCATTTTTGTGGGAGATGTCCGCAGTTTGCCGCTGCTGGAAGCTTACCACACATCGGTTCAACTCGATCGAGCAGCAGAAGAATTGGAGCGATCGCAACTTTTACAGAAAGTGCGATCGCGCTTAGCTCAAGAAGAAGAATTGGTCATCGCTCCAGCCTTTTTCACTGCACTTAAACAGCATTTACCTCAAATTAGCGATGTTCAAATTCAACTCAAGCGCGGCGTTCACCATAACGAATTAACTCGTTTCCGTTACGATGTAACTCTCCACATTGGCAACGAAGTTATCCCCAACGCCGATATTTTTTGGTTAGATTGGCAACAGCAAAAACTCACTTTGCCAGCATTTCTCCAGCTGCTAGTAAAAACCAATCCCGAAATTTTAGGATTGCGTGGCGTACCCAATGCACGTTTATTAACAGAAGTCAAGACTATTGAATGGTTAAATAGCTCTGATGGTTGCCAAACTGTCGGCGAATGGCGCGAAGAGTTATTGCAAAAATATGAGGGAACTGGATTAGATCCCGAACAGTTTTGGGCATTAAGCTGCGAATTACCTTATGCGATCGATATTACTTGGTCGAGTGAAATCGGCTGCTACGATGTGGTGTTGCAACGTCGAGGAAGTGTAGGAAAGTTCACCAATCACCAACTAACAACTACCCATGTACGGGCGAAGCATTTGGGCGACAATTCTTCCTTATTACCAAAAGATTTCTCGCCAAATGCTAATGCCTCCGGCACGCTAGCGCGAACGCCCCTACTACTACCTTGGAACGACTGCGCCAACAAACCGTTGCAAGCAAAAATTGCCCGCAAACTAATCCCACAATTACGCAGTTTCCTGCAAGAAAAACTGCCCGAATACATGGTGCCAGAACGCTTTGTAATGTTGGACGCCTTGCCTTTAACTCCCAACGGCAAAGTCGATCGCAAAGCACTGCCAATACCAGATTCTACCAGACCGGAATTAGAAGAAAACTTTGCAGAACCTCGCACGCCTGTCGAAAAAGTGTTGGCAGGAATTTGGGCAGAAATTTTGGGAGTGGAACGAGTTGGCATCAACGACAACTTTATAGAATTGGGCGGACAATCATTATTGGCAATTCAAATAATTTCTCGCGTGCGGGAAACTTACCAAGTAGAATTACCGCTGCGTTGCTTATTTGATGAACCTACCGTAGCGGGATTAGCTCAACAAATTGAGATCGCACGGCAAGAAAAACCGGGATTGCAACTTCCGGCGATCGCACCCATTTCTCGCAACCAAAACATACCTCTTTCTTTCCCCCAGCAAAGACTTTGGTTTTTTGAACAATTGGTGCCGGGAACTCCATTGTGTAACGAATCTGCCGACGTTCGCCTTCCTGGCGCGATCGATGTAGAAGCAATGGAAAAAAGCCTCAACGAAATTATCCGGCGTCACGAAATCTGGCGAACTACTTTTCCAGTGGTAGACGGACAACCAGTGCAAATTATTCACCCAGCGACTCATCTTAAATTGCGGGTGGTGGATCTCCAGCATCTTCCTTATTCGTCAAGAGAAGCAGAAGCGCTTCGGTTAGCAACAGAGGAAGTCAGACAACCTTTTGACTTAACAAAACTGCCGCTATTGCGAGCGAGTTTAATCAGATTGGGCGAGACAGAACATCGGTTATTCCTAACTCTGCATCACCTAATTTTTGATGGCGTTTCTCTATATAATGCTTTCCTGCAAGAATTGGCAGCACTTTACGAAGCATTCTGTGCGGGTAAACCTTCTCCCTTGCCAGACTTGCCAATTCAGTATGGCGATTATGCTTACTGGCAGCACCTATGTACCGAGGAATATTTGCAAAATCAGCTCGATTATTGGCAGCGGCAGTTAGCAGATTTACCAACATTACAAATGCCGACCGATCGACCTCGACCCGCAGCAGAAACTTTCCGAGGTGCGAGATATTCTCTAGCATTACCCAAACAGTTAAGCGAAGATATCAAAGCACTTAGCAGTCGGTCAGGAGTAACCTTGTTCATGACCCTGCTGGCAGCATTCAAAACTTTGCTGAGCAGATATGCTGGACAAGACGATATTCCCGTTGGTGTGGTTATCTCCGGTTCTAATCGTCCGGAAATTCAAGAACTGGTTGGCTTCTTTATTAATATTTTGGTTTTGC encodes:
- a CDS encoding non-ribosomal peptide synthetase, producing MSGNFRDASIDRLFEEQVEQTPSSIAVVFEREQLTYQELNQRANQLAHYLRNLGVKPEVLVGICLDRSLEMVVAILGVLKAGGAYLPLDPAYPKERLAFMLQDARVSVLLTQEKLLAQLPDLTALAPEDSQQQHPAVICLDKDWENIDRNSKNNPDKLVKPDNLAYVIYTSGSTGKPKGVLVEHEGLCNLAIAQIQTFDVQPNSRVLQFASFSFDACVSEIFMALIAGATLVLGTRDALMPGQGLIKLLREKEITTVTLPPSALAVLPVEELPSLRSLIIAGEACPPDIVARWANNRRFFNAYGPTEATVCATIAECTANGKKPPIGRPILNKEVYILDEQLQPVSVGVPGELYIGGIGIARGYLNRPELTSARFIPNPFLNNSESNSKLYKTGDLACYLPDGNIEFLGRIDEQVKVRGYRIELGEIEATLRQHPGVQTAAVTAREDVPGQKRLVAYLVQNPDYEGERAEAEYIEQWQAVSDETYSQTSVEQDATFNVAGWNSSYTGKPIPEEEMREWVEQTVDRILALQPNRVLELGCGTGMLLFRIAPQCTLYFGADFSQEVVRYLHKQLEKREQKLPQVILSHRTADNFEGIEAGDFDTVILNSVSQNFPSIEYLLQVLEGAVKAVKPGGSIFVGDVRSLPLLEAYHTSVQLDRAAEELERSQLLQKVRSRLAQEEELVIAPAFFTALKQHLPQISDVQIQLKRGVHHNELTRFRYDVTLHIGNEVIPNADIFWLDWQQQKLTLPAFLQLLVKTNPEILGLRGVPNARLLTEVKTIEWLNSSDGCQTVGEWREELLQKYEGTGLDPEQFWALSCELPYAIDITWSSEIGCYDVVLQRRGSVGKFTNHQLTTTHVRAKHLGDNSSLLPKDFSPNANASGTLARTPLLLPWNDCANKPLQAKIARKLIPQLRSFLQEKLPEYMVPERFVMLDALPLTPNGKVDRKALPIPDSTRPELEENFAEPRTPVEKVLAGIWAEILGVERVGINDNFIELGGQSLLAIQIISRVRETYQVELPLRCLFDEPTVAGLAQQIEIARQEKPGLQLPAIAPISRNQNIPLSFPQQRLWFFEQLVPGTPLCNESADVRLPGAIDVEAMEKSLNEIIRRHEIWRTTFPVVDGQPVQIIHPATHLKLRVVDLQHLPYSSREAEALRLATEEVRQPFDLTKLPLLRASLIRLGETEHRLFLTLHHLIFDGVSLYNAFLQELAALYEAFCAGKPSPLPDLPIQYGDYAYWQHLCTEEYLQNQLDYWQRQLADLPTLQMPTDRPRPAAETFRGARYSLALPKQLSEDIKALSSRSGVTLFMTLLAAFKTLLSRYAGQDDIPVGVVISGSNRPEIQELVGFFINILVLRSDLSGNPSFRQLLERVKEVTLGAYANQDVPFQKLVKELRPDRHLSGHPLFQVMFLLEPPTPALDSGWNLRPLDVDTGTAKLDLTVSLDDKPEGLIGYFQYNTDLFDAATIDRMAGHFQTLLEGIVANPDRQLSELPLLTAKEQQLLLEWRSDRQISGIENNLIPKDSCLHQLFEARVQQTPDAVAVVFEGTQLTYRQLNRQANQLAHYLQKLGVGPDVLVGMCLERSLETIVGILGILKAGGAYVPLDPAYPEERLALMLEDSQVSVLLTQARIANTLTAQKAKVVCLDADWETIDRESDTNSNSSVKPDNLAYVIYTSGSTGKPKGVLVNHSNVVRLFAATNEWFEFNEGDVWTLFHSSAFDFSVWELWGALIYGGRLVVVPYWVSRSPEQFYNLLCSEGVTVLNQTPSAFRQLMQVEESLGEVKKLALRFVIFGGEALEIQSLKPWFDRHGDELPQLVNMYGITETTVHVTYRPLTKADLNCRGSAIGIPIPDLQVYILDRYLQPVPIGVPGELYIGGAGLARGYLNRPELTAQKFISNPFNDLGLSDSSPNPKSEKLYQTGDLARYLSDGKIEYLGRIDNQVKIRGFRIELGEIETVLGKHPDVRETVVMVGEDVPGDKRLVAYIVAKHQPERVPYQASCLVEFGGTNSAIARTEDISFGGICLENVPDIAPGQAVRLHLQLPGYSEESWLSGTVVWQYEERTGIEFKREEEQQNIVRESVKYLLTDRGFLKVWQRTFTSKLRDFLKQKLPDYMVPSNFVILDALPLTPNGKIDRRALLALGQTIPDRVQVKTIADCDKGENNQEFSEGIITDKLPTELPADFVAPRNETEQVVAGIWAEVLRVEKVSIDDNFLDLGGHSLLATQVIARLQAAFQMELPLRTLFESPTVRELAEAITKLKSSKNPFQAPTITSVSRASYRQKLSSLKKSKED